From a single Pasteurella atlantica genomic region:
- a CDS encoding 1-acylglycerol-3-phosphate O-acyltransferase: MLKILRIIIVVILAIGICLIGTVYSLCRFKHPNNVCFIVKMFGWLHHFVGIKVILRPKKDFTQHAIYIANHQNNYDMVTISAMLQPNTVSVGKSSLIWIPFFGLMYWSSGNILIQRENHNSAIKTMSKVAKVIKENNISIWMFPEGTRSRGRGLLPFKRGAFHTAIAAGVPIVPVVCSNTHNKIDLNRWDNGYVICETLEPIDTAGYSRENIKELIQLCYDRMDAKIKVLNQEVAELEAKA, encoded by the coding sequence ATGCTCAAAATACTTAGAATTATTATTGTTGTTATTCTCGCTATTGGAATTTGTTTGATTGGCACAGTTTATTCATTATGCCGTTTTAAACATCCGAATAATGTGTGTTTTATCGTCAAAATGTTTGGCTGGTTACATCATTTTGTGGGTATTAAAGTGATTCTTCGTCCTAAAAAAGATTTTACCCAACACGCTATTTATATAGCCAATCATCAAAATAATTATGATATGGTAACGATTTCTGCAATGTTACAACCGAATACGGTTAGCGTTGGAAAAAGTAGCTTAATTTGGATTCCATTTTTTGGTTTAATGTATTGGAGTAGTGGTAATATTTTAATTCAGCGCGAAAATCATAATAGTGCAATTAAAACAATGAGCAAAGTAGCAAAAGTGATTAAAGAAAATAACATTTCTATTTGGATGTTTCCTGAAGGAACACGTAGCCGTGGGCGTGGTTTACTTCCGTTTAAACGTGGTGCTTTTCATACCGCTATCGCAGCAGGCGTACCTATTGTGCCTGTCGTATGTTCAAATACCCATAATAAAATAGACTTAAATCGTTGGGATAATGGTTACGTAATTTGTGAAACCTTAGAACCAATTGATACCGCTGGCTACTCTCGTGAAAATATCAAAGAATTAATCCAACTTTGTTACGATAGAATGGATGCAAAAATTAAAGTGCTTAATCAAGAAGTCGCAGAATTAGAAGCAAAAGCTTAA
- the proS gene encoding proline--tRNA ligase: protein MRTTQYLLSTLKETPNDAQVVSHQLMLRAGMIRPLASGLYTWLPTGLRVLKKVENIVREEMNKSAVEVSMPVVQPADLWIESQRWDDYGPELLRFDDRGNRPFVLGPTHEEVITDLVRREITSYKQLPLNLYQIQTKFRDEVRPRFGVMRSREFLMKDAYSFHTTPECLQNTYEVMHQTYCNIFNRLGLDFRPVQADTGSIGGNASHEFQVLAQSGEDDIVFSTESDYAANIELAEAVAVGEKQAPTKEMELVDTPNAKTIAEVVEQFDVAIEKTVKTLVVKGASEEQPLIALVLRGDHDLNEIKAIKLPEVAEPFEFADEAEIKAKIGAGVGSLGVVNMPIPVIIDRSVELMSDFTTGANIDGKHYFNVNWERDVALPKVADLRNVVEGDPSPDGKGTLLIKRGIEVGHIFQLGSKYSEAMNATVQGEDGRPQTLIMGCYGIGVSRVVAAAIEQNHDERGIKWSNAIAPFTVAIVPMNMHKSDEVKQEAEALYEQLKALNIDVIFDDRKERPGVMFADMELIGVPHTIVIGQRSLENGELEYKSRHTGEKQMIAKNQMVAFIQSQLN from the coding sequence ATGCGTACAACTCAATATTTACTATCTACATTAAAAGAAACCCCTAATGATGCACAGGTGGTAAGCCATCAATTAATGTTGCGAGCAGGAATGATCAGACCCTTAGCATCAGGGCTTTATACTTGGTTACCGACAGGGTTACGTGTATTAAAAAAAGTAGAAAATATCGTGCGTGAAGAAATGAATAAATCGGCGGTAGAAGTGTCTATGCCAGTGGTTCAGCCTGCGGATTTATGGATTGAATCACAACGTTGGGATGACTACGGTCCAGAATTGTTACGTTTTGATGATCGTGGTAATCGTCCATTTGTATTAGGTCCAACTCACGAAGAGGTGATTACCGATTTAGTGCGTCGTGAAATTACCTCATATAAACAGTTACCGTTAAATTTATATCAAATTCAAACCAAATTCCGTGATGAAGTGCGTCCTCGCTTTGGTGTAATGCGTTCACGTGAATTTTTAATGAAAGACGCTTACTCTTTCCATACAACACCTGAGTGTCTACAAAATACTTATGAAGTAATGCACCAAACTTATTGCAATATTTTCAATCGGTTAGGCTTAGATTTCCGTCCTGTTCAAGCTGACACAGGATCAATTGGTGGTAACGCATCACACGAATTCCAAGTATTAGCACAAAGTGGCGAAGACGATATTGTATTCTCAACAGAATCAGATTACGCAGCCAATATCGAATTAGCGGAAGCAGTGGCTGTGGGCGAAAAACAGGCACCAACCAAAGAAATGGAATTAGTGGATACACCAAATGCAAAAACCATTGCCGAAGTGGTAGAACAATTTGATGTGGCGATTGAGAAAACCGTTAAAACTTTAGTAGTTAAAGGGGCAAGCGAAGAGCAACCTTTAATCGCATTGGTGTTACGTGGGGATCACGACTTAAATGAAATCAAAGCCATTAAATTACCAGAAGTAGCTGAACCTTTTGAATTTGCTGATGAAGCAGAGATTAAAGCTAAAATCGGTGCAGGTGTAGGTTCACTAGGGGTTGTAAATATGCCAATTCCTGTGATTATCGACCGTAGCGTTGAGTTAATGAGCGATTTTACCACAGGAGCAAATATTGACGGTAAACACTATTTTAATGTGAACTGGGAGCGTGATGTTGCGTTACCAAAAGTAGCAGATTTACGTAACGTAGTAGAAGGCGATCCAAGTCCAGACGGCAAAGGCACATTATTGATTAAACGTGGTATTGAAGTAGGGCATATTTTCCAATTAGGTTCAAAATATTCAGAAGCAATGAATGCCACAGTGCAAGGTGAAGACGGTCGTCCACAAACCTTAATTATGGGTTGTTACGGTATCGGTGTTTCTCGTGTGGTTGCTGCAGCAATTGAGCAAAATCACGATGAACGTGGCATTAAATGGTCAAATGCAATTGCACCTTTCACGGTAGCGATTGTTCCAATGAATATGCACAAATCTGATGAAGTAAAACAAGAAGCCGAAGCCCTTTATGAGCAATTAAAAGCACTCAATATTGATGTGATTTTTGATGATCGTAAAGAGCGTCCAGGTGTGATGTTTGCAGATATGGAATTAATTGGCGTACCACACACCATCGTGATTGGACAGCGTAGCCTTGAAAATGGTGAGCTTGAATATAAGAGCCGTCATACTGGTGAAAAACAGATGATTGCTAAAAATCAAATGGTCGCCTTTATTCAATCTCAACTTAATTAA
- the serA gene encoding phosphoglycerate dehydrogenase, producing the protein MTTHISLDKSKIKFVLLEGVHKNAVEVLKSSGYHNIHYYNEALDGDELVNAIKDAHFVGIRSRTYLTAEVLSQATKLVAIGCFCIGTNQVDMNAAKTLGIPVFNAPFSNTRSVAELVLAEIILLMRKAAQANMEVHRGEWNKSAEGSNEVRNKKLGIIGYGHIGSQLSVIAESIGMQVYFYDIENKLPLGNAQQVHNLDELLSFCDVISLHVPENNSTKNMIDAQCLKKLKEGAVLINAARGTVVDINALAEALKSGKLRGAAVDVFPIEPASKDECFTSPLCQFDNVILTPHIGGSTTEAQANIGTEVANKFVKYSDNGSTLSAVNFPAVSLPSHSGAKRLLHIHTNKPGVMNQINQVFVNANMNIAAQYLQTDAEIGYVVIDVESDDVTETLAQLKAIDGTIKARVLH; encoded by the coding sequence ATGACAACTCATATTTCTTTAGATAAATCAAAAATTAAATTTGTGTTACTTGAAGGTGTGCATAAAAACGCTGTTGAAGTACTAAAATCATCAGGTTATCACAACATTCATTATTATAATGAAGCACTTGATGGTGATGAATTAGTTAATGCTATCAAAGATGCACACTTTGTAGGTATTCGTTCTCGAACATATTTAACTGCAGAAGTATTATCTCAAGCGACTAAATTGGTCGCTATTGGCTGTTTTTGTATTGGTACCAACCAAGTGGATATGAATGCGGCAAAAACACTCGGAATTCCTGTTTTTAACGCACCATTTTCAAATACTCGTTCTGTTGCAGAACTGGTACTCGCAGAAATTATTTTATTAATGCGTAAAGCTGCTCAAGCAAATATGGAAGTACATAGAGGCGAATGGAATAAATCTGCCGAAGGTTCAAATGAAGTACGTAATAAAAAATTAGGTATTATTGGATATGGTCATATTGGTTCACAATTAAGTGTAATCGCCGAATCTATTGGAATGCAAGTTTATTTTTATGATATAGAAAACAAACTCCCTCTGGGTAATGCACAACAAGTACATAATTTAGATGAATTATTGTCATTTTGTGATGTTATTTCTCTTCACGTGCCTGAGAACAATTCTACTAAAAATATGATTGATGCTCAGTGTCTTAAAAAACTCAAAGAGGGGGCGGTGTTAATCAATGCCGCACGAGGAACCGTCGTTGATATTAATGCTCTTGCTGAAGCTTTAAAATCTGGGAAATTACGAGGTGCTGCTGTCGATGTATTCCCTATTGAACCCGCATCAAAAGATGAGTGCTTCACTTCACCATTATGCCAGTTTGATAATGTTATTCTTACTCCTCATATTGGTGGTTCAACAACAGAAGCACAAGCCAATATTGGTACAGAAGTTGCCAATAAATTTGTGAAATACTCTGATAATGGCTCTACTCTATCAGCCGTTAATTTTCCTGCTGTTTCCTTACCATCACACAGTGGAGCAAAAAGATTATTACATATTCATACAAACAAGCCTGGTGTAATGAATCAGATTAACCAAGTGTTTGTTAATGCAAATATGAATATTGCAGCACAATATTTACAAACAGATGCTGAAATTGGCTATGTCGTTATAGATGTTGAATCTGATGATGTAACCGAAACACTTGCTCAATTAAAAGCAATTGATGGAACAATAAAAGCAAGAGTATTACACTAG
- the rpiA gene encoding ribose-5-phosphate isomerase RpiA — MDQLSMKKQAAKTALKYVKPETIIGVGSGSTVNCFIEALGSMKDQIKGAVAASKESEKRLRELGIEVFEANQVSSLDVYIDGADEITPQGYMIKGGGAALTREKIVSSLAKKFICIVDKSKQVDVLGSTFALPVEVIPMARSYVARQLVALGGSPEYREGVVTDNGNVILDVYNFNIIEPLKMEHTINNIAGVVTNGIFAQRFANITIVGSPDGTKIIE, encoded by the coding sequence ATGGATCAACTTTCAATGAAAAAACAAGCAGCAAAAACTGCTCTAAAGTATGTCAAACCAGAAACTATTATTGGTGTTGGTAGTGGCTCAACCGTAAATTGTTTTATTGAAGCATTAGGCTCTATGAAAGATCAAATCAAAGGTGCTGTTGCCGCTTCAAAAGAGTCAGAAAAACGCTTACGTGAATTAGGTATTGAAGTCTTTGAGGCAAACCAAGTATCTAGCCTTGATGTGTATATTGATGGGGCTGATGAAATTACCCCACAAGGTTATATGATCAAAGGAGGCGGTGCAGCCTTAACCCGTGAAAAAATTGTAAGCTCATTAGCAAAAAAATTTATTTGTATTGTGGATAAATCTAAACAAGTTGATGTATTAGGTTCAACCTTTGCGTTACCTGTTGAAGTTATTCCAATGGCACGTTCTTATGTTGCTCGTCAGCTTGTTGCTTTGGGTGGTTCACCTGAATATCGAGAAGGTGTGGTAACGGATAATGGTAATGTAATTTTAGATGTCTATAATTTCAATATTATTGAACCGCTTAAAATGGAACATACGATTAACAATATCGCTGGTGTGGTTACGAACGGTATCTTTGCACAACGTTTTGCAAACATCACCATTGTCGGCTCACCAGATGGTACAAAAATTATTGAATAA
- the glmM gene encoding phosphoglucosamine mutase: MAERKYFGTDGIRGKVGQYPITPKFILKLGWAAGKVLANQGSKRILIGKDTRISGYMIEAALEAGLSAAGLSVAFTGPMPTPAIAYLTRTFRAEAGIVISASHNPYDDNGIKFFSSNGEKLPDEVEEAIEAMLDEPMDCVDSAELGMASRITDAAGRYIEFCKSTFPSHLNLSAYKIVVDCANGATYHIAPNVMRELGAEVIEIGTKPNGMNINKGVGATDIKQLQETVLEHKADLGLAYDGDGDRLIMVDHLGNKIDGDQIIFIIAREALRAGKLKGGVVGTLMSNMSLENALRTLAIPFVRAKVGDRYVLEQLKEKGWTLGAENSGHIIILDKNTTGDGIVASLEVLAAMASQKLSLNELAEAVPLYPQALINIKFSGDTDPLASEEVQKVTQDVEQRLKGKGRVLLRKSGTEPLIRVMVECADGELAHSCATEIAEAVKRN, translated from the coding sequence ATGGCAGAACGTAAATATTTTGGAACAGACGGTATTCGTGGCAAAGTTGGGCAATATCCTATCACGCCAAAGTTCATCTTAAAATTAGGTTGGGCTGCGGGCAAAGTATTAGCCAATCAAGGTTCAAAGCGAATTTTAATTGGTAAAGATACTCGTATTTCAGGTTATATGATAGAAGCGGCATTGGAAGCGGGGCTTTCAGCCGCAGGGCTTTCTGTGGCATTTACTGGTCCTATGCCAACCCCTGCGATTGCGTATTTAACTCGTACGTTTCGTGCGGAAGCTGGGATTGTAATTTCAGCATCTCATAATCCTTATGACGATAACGGAATTAAATTCTTCTCATCAAATGGTGAGAAATTACCTGATGAAGTGGAAGAAGCAATAGAAGCAATGCTTGATGAACCGATGGATTGTGTGGATTCTGCGGAGCTAGGAATGGCAAGCCGAATTACTGATGCTGCTGGACGTTATATTGAGTTCTGTAAAAGTACTTTCCCTTCACACTTAAATTTAAGTGCTTATAAAATTGTGGTGGATTGTGCGAACGGTGCAACCTACCACATCGCACCAAATGTAATGCGTGAGCTAGGTGCAGAAGTGATTGAAATTGGTACTAAGCCAAATGGTATGAATATCAATAAAGGTGTGGGTGCAACGGATATTAAGCAACTACAAGAAACCGTACTTGAACATAAAGCCGATCTTGGTTTAGCTTATGATGGCGATGGCGATCGCTTGATTATGGTGGATCATCTTGGTAATAAAATTGATGGTGACCAAATTATCTTTATTATTGCTCGTGAAGCATTGCGTGCGGGTAAATTAAAAGGGGGCGTTGTCGGTACATTGATGAGTAATATGAGCTTAGAGAATGCACTGCGTACCCTTGCAATTCCATTTGTGCGTGCCAAAGTGGGCGACCGTTATGTTTTAGAACAGTTAAAAGAAAAAGGCTGGACATTAGGTGCGGAAAACTCAGGGCATATTATTATCTTAGATAAAAATACCACTGGGGATGGCATTGTGGCGTCATTAGAAGTACTAGCGGCAATGGCATCACAAAAATTAAGTTTAAATGAATTAGCCGAAGCTGTGCCTCTTTATCCACAAGCACTTATCAATATTAAGTTTAGTGGCGATACTGATCCACTTGCAAGTGAAGAAGTTCAAAAAGTGACACAAGATGTGGAACAACGTTTGAAAGGTAAAGGGCGAGTCTTATTGCGTAAATCAGGGACTGAACCGTTAATTCGTGTAATGGTGGAATGTGCTGATGGCGAGCTTGCTCACAGCTGTGCAACTGAAATTGCAGAAGCAGTAAAACGTAATTAG
- the slyD gene encoding peptidylprolyl isomerase: protein MKITKNTVPSIAYQVRTQEGVLVDEAPVNQPLDYLHGHQNLVVGLENALEGKAVGDTFEVRVKPEEGYGEYNEDMVQRVPKDVFQGVDELEVGMRFIADTDIGPLPVVITEVDETEVVVDGNHMLAGQELLFSVEIVSVRAATEEEIAHGHIHQHGGGCCGHDHDEEEHECCGGHGHCHSDEEKKEKKEGSCGCGHKH, encoded by the coding sequence ATGAAAATTACTAAAAATACCGTACCAAGCATTGCTTACCAAGTTCGTACCCAAGAAGGTGTATTAGTTGATGAAGCACCTGTTAATCAACCGTTAGACTATTTACACGGTCATCAGAACCTTGTGGTTGGATTAGAAAATGCATTAGAAGGTAAAGCGGTAGGCGATACATTTGAAGTGCGTGTAAAACCAGAAGAAGGCTACGGCGAATACAATGAAGATATGGTGCAACGTGTGCCAAAAGATGTATTCCAAGGCGTTGATGAATTAGAAGTGGGTATGCGTTTTATCGCAGATACGGATATTGGTCCATTACCTGTTGTGATTACCGAAGTGGATGAAACCGAAGTAGTGGTTGATGGTAACCATATGTTAGCAGGACAAGAATTATTATTCAGTGTTGAAATCGTATCCGTACGTGCAGCAACAGAAGAAGAAATCGCTCACGGTCATATTCATCAGCACGGTGGTGGCTGTTGTGGACACGATCACGATGAAGAAGAACACGAATGTTGTGGTGGACACGGTCATTGTCACAGTGATGAAGAAAAAAAAGAGAAAAAAGAAGGTAGCTGTGGTTGTGGTCACAAACACTAA